One Onychostoma macrolepis isolate SWU-2019 chromosome 10, ASM1243209v1, whole genome shotgun sequence genomic region harbors:
- the pcp4a gene encoding calmodulin regulator protein PCP4a, with the protein MSERQESGSAGNIKPSGGQDPSKKDVPAEDFDIDMGAPETEKAAVAIQSQFRKFQKKKQVVKS; encoded by the exons ATGAGTGAG agACAAGAATCCGGATCAGCTGGAAACATCAAACCCTCAGGTGGACAAG ACCCCTCTAAGAAGGACGTCCCAGCTGAGGACTTTGACATCGACATGGGCGCCCCCGAGACGGAGAAGGCGGCCGTCGCCATCCAATCGCAGTTCAGAAAGTTCCAGAAGAAGAAGCAGGTGGTGAAATCATAA
- the igsf5a gene encoding immunoglobulin superfamily member 5, with amino-acid sequence MYGFRLGLFLLITTVVTAEVQLQPLNAAVLRGSKARFNCSTTQPPSVMTWMVNGRLVVTILQASEVFNSTDRYSATNFTTPGNYRWEIVISNVQRDDAGEVTCQVLGGAARMATLSVQERGSVEIVGGNQTKTEGAQTEFQCRAVGWFPEPNVSWSVNGVAYSCNTSSVAQGNLFNSSCTLAVTAVKNSSVQCLVKIPALSTPDSNTVFLTVEKLAKRDQTVLIAVTVAFSAAALLFLIIYGIVFFCKRRKKKSSYQEELRRAQIQSQNRTPATENVRGWDNRGYIGDGHDGHANGGVWYTNHSNKHQAPDGFFHDGRRNHRHMTIV; translated from the exons ATGTATGGTTTTAGACTGGGTCTTTTTCTTCTGATCACTACAG TGGTGACCGCTGAGGTGCAGCTACAGCCTCTGAATGCAGCGGTGCTCCGTGGGTCGAAGGCTCGGTTCAACTGCAGCACAACTCAGCCCCCATCCGTCATGACCTGGATGGTCAACGGGCGCTTGGTTGTCACCATTCTGCAAGCATCTGAGGTGTTTAACAGCACAGATCGTTATTCTGCCACAAATTTCACCACGCCTGGAAATTACAGATGGGAGATTGTAATTAGCAATGTGCAGAGAGATGATGCGGGTGAAGTCACCTGTCAGGTTTTGGGTGGAGCGGCTAGAATGGCCACACTGTCTGTACAAG AGCGCGGCAGCGTGGAGATCGTAGGTGGAAATCAGACCAAAACGGAAGGAGCTCAGACGGAGTTTCAGTGCCGGGCCGTGGGCTGGTTTCCTGAACCCAACGTGTCCTGGTCTGTTAATGGAGTGGCATATTCCTGCAACACAAGCTCTGTAGCACAGGGAAATCTGTTTAACTCCAGCTGCACGCTGGCGGTCACTGCCGTCAAAAACTCTTCTGTTCAGTGTCTGGTCAAGATACCAGCCCTGAGCACACCGGACAGCAACACTGTCTTCCTGACCGTTG AAAAGCTTGCTAAAAGAGACCAGACTGTGTTGATCGCTGTCACTGTGGCCTTCAGTGCTGCGGCTCTATTGTTTCTAATCATCTACGGAATTGTTTTCTTCTGCAAGAGAAGGAAGAAAA AGTCAAGCTACCAGGAGGAACTCAGGAG GGCACAAATCCAGTCCCAGAATAGGACCCCTGCCACAGAAAATGTGCGAGGATGGGACAACCGAGGATATATTGGAGACGGGCATGATG GACACGCCAATGGAGGAGTCTGGTACACAAACCACTCTAACAAACATCAG gcgcCTGATGGCTTTTTTCATGATGGTCGCAGGAACCACAGACACATGACCATCGTCTAG